GCGTACGAATCTTTGGTCCATAACCAACTTTCATACTACGTAGGCTGGTTAAATGAGTCCACATACCAGCAACCATTCCTGGAACTCCTGCGACAGTTTCCAAGATAACAGCTCGGTGCCCATAGCGTTTCTTAAAAAAAGTATCGGCAAAGAAACGCATGCCTTTAGTAAAAAATAGAGCAACTCGATCAGAAAATTGAATGGGGATGTAGTGGATGGTCTCTTTCATAACAAATATTTTAAGTGTTTTTTAGCTTTTGTGCCCGCAAGCCGAAGTTTTGCTTACTTAAGGCTTAAGTATTTGGCCTGCCCAGCAGAAATCGAATCTGTAATTTCCAAAGAATAACTACATACTAAATCTTACAAATTAATACAAATCATTTAGAATAATTTGAGTTCGTTCTACACTTAGTTTTTAAAAAGGATCTGTTAAACCCATGCGTTATTTACTCATACCAATCGCTCTAATCCTAAGCCCCATGGTGATGGCTCAACAAAAACATGGCCATGCCCATGAACATGGCAAAGGTAACTTAGAGATTACCTTAGACAAAAGTCGTATGGTGGGTAAACTCAAAATACCACTCGAAGCTCTAGTTGGCTTTGAGCGCTTACCCAAGACCGAAGTTGAAAATAATGCAATCAACGACCTGAACCAAAAACTCGCAAACCCAGCAACTTTTTTTGTGATGAATAAAGAGGCTGAGTGCAGTCCAAAAGTTCTTGAGAACACCATTGTTCGCGATACTGCCGGTAAGCATGCTGATTTACATTACCTGTTTGACCTCAATTGCTCAAAACCAGCCAATCTCAAGCAAATGAGCATTACTCTATTTGCAAGTTACAAGCGCCTCAAAGAAATTAAAGTTGAGTCAGTGGGTCCAGCAGGCCAAAAGTCTACAACCGCTAAACCTCAGTCAAACATCATCTTGTTAAATTGACAGTTCCCTCAAAACCAAGTGTAGTTAAAGTAAGCCATTTGCAATTTGGCTGGCCTAATCACCCTCCCTTGATTCCGAACTTATCGTTTGAACTCAAGGCGGGTGAGAAAATTTTTATTTCAGGGCCTAGTGGCTGCGGTAAAAGTACCTTATTAAATCTCTTATCGGGTGTCATCAAACCCGATCGTGGAGAGATTTGGATTCATAATCGCCCGCTTCATGAGCTTGGTAATTCAGCAAAAGATCAGCTCCGCGGTGAAGAGATGGGATTCATCTTCCAGCAATTCAATCTCATTCCATACCTTAGTGCAGCAGATAATATTTTGCTACCAACCTACTTGTATCCAAAACGTAAGCTCGCTGCAATGAAGCAGTATGGCTCTACTGCTGCAGCTGTAGACTCGCTTCTGAAAATGCTCGGTTTGCCTGCATCCGTAATAGACCAACCCGCTCATCGACTCTCCATTGGCCAACAACAAAGAATTGCAGCTGCGCGTGCTTTTATTGGTAGCCCATCTATTGTGATTGCGGATGAGCCCACATCTGCATTGGACTGGAATAATCAAGCGCTTTTAATGGATTTGTTTTTGGGGCTTGCAAACGAACACCAAACTGCATTAATGATGGTAAGCCATGACAAACGTCTCAGCACACGCTTTGATCAAAAACGTAGTTTTGCTGAACTGGTGGGGTCATGATCGCTTGGCTTCGTATTGCGATTCAAAGTGCGATTGCCCGCAAGGGGTCGATAGTAATTATGGTGCTCTCCACCACCATATCAGTCGCAATTTTGCTGGGAGTTTTTAAGATCCGTGATGACACCAAAACGAGCTTCTCTAATGCAATTAGCGGAGTTGACTTAGTACTTGGCGCCAAAGGTAGTCCTACGGAATTAATTCTATATAGCGTGTTTCATATTGGCAGAGCAACCAATACGATCTCAGCCCAACTAGAAACAAAAGTTCGCACTATGAAGCAAGTTGCTTGGATGGTTCCCATTCAACTTGGAGATAGTTATCGTAGCTACCCGGTAGTAGGAACGAGTATTGAGTTCTTTCAGCATATTCGAGCACAAGGACAGTCATTACGCTTTACTCAAGGTAGAGCACTAAGTGACCCGCGTTTATTTGAGGTGGTTTTAGGTAGCGCAATTGCTAAGAAGACCAACCATCGTATTGGTGAACAAATTGCTATTACTCATGGATCTGGTAGCGGCCCTAAACAAGATCACAGTAATTCACCTTTTAAGATTGTTGGCATCTTAGAAGCCACTGGTACGCCTATTGATCAGACTATCTTGATCTCAACCAATGCCTTTGATGCCTTGCATGACATTCAAGATGGGGGTCTCCAATTTGCTAAGTTAAATCCAGAATCTCAGGTTAGCGCTTTCTTTATTGGTCTGAAAGAACGCAGTAGTGTATTTTCTGTACGACGGCAAATTGATGCCCTACCAGATGCAAATCTCATGGCAGTCATGCCAGGGGTTGCCTTAGACGATCTGTGGTCGACCATGGAGGTCGCAGAAAATGCCCTGCTATTAATGGCTCTTGGTGTTTTAATAACCACTATTCTGGGCATCACAGCAACACTATTAGTCTCACTGCAAAGTCGTCGCCGTGAACTCGCTATCTTTCGGGCGCTTGGTGTTAAGCCCTATCAGCTATTGAGTCTGATTTTGATCGAAGCATTCTTAGTTTGCCTAAGCGGAATTATCCTGGGTTGGTTTGTATTACAAGGATTAATCTACGCATCGGCTGATTACTTACGGAAGGAATGGGGGGTCGTGAGTGAACTAGGACTACCCACCCCAGACGATTTACTGTCTTTGCTATATTTAGTGATAATTGTT
This genomic interval from Polynucleobacter sp. UK-FUSCHL-C3 contains the following:
- a CDS encoding ABC transporter ATP-binding protein, whose protein sequence is MTVPSKPSVVKVSHLQFGWPNHPPLIPNLSFELKAGEKIFISGPSGCGKSTLLNLLSGVIKPDRGEIWIHNRPLHELGNSAKDQLRGEEMGFIFQQFNLIPYLSAADNILLPTYLYPKRKLAAMKQYGSTAAAVDSLLKMLGLPASVIDQPAHRLSIGQQQRIAAARAFIGSPSIVIADEPTSALDWNNQALLMDLFLGLANEHQTALMMVSHDKRLSTRFDQKRSFAELVGS
- a CDS encoding ABC transporter permease is translated as MIAWLRIAIQSAIARKGSIVIMVLSTTISVAILLGVFKIRDDTKTSFSNAISGVDLVLGAKGSPTELILYSVFHIGRATNTISAQLETKVRTMKQVAWMVPIQLGDSYRSYPVVGTSIEFFQHIRAQGQSLRFTQGRALSDPRLFEVVLGSAIAKKTNHRIGEQIAITHGSGSGPKQDHSNSPFKIVGILEATGTPIDQTILISTNAFDALHDIQDGGLQFAKLNPESQVSAFFIGLKERSSVFSVRRQIDALPDANLMAVMPGVALDDLWSTMEVAENALLLMALGVLITTILGITATLLVSLQSRRRELAIFRALGVKPYQLLSLILIEAFLVCLSGIILGWFVLQGLIYASADYLRKEWGVVSELGLPTPDDLLSLLYLVIIVLLFAGIPAIKAYRMALNDGLNPPS
- a CDS encoding DUF2796 domain-containing protein, whose translation is MRYLLIPIALILSPMVMAQQKHGHAHEHGKGNLEITLDKSRMVGKLKIPLEALVGFERLPKTEVENNAINDLNQKLANPATFFVMNKEAECSPKVLENTIVRDTAGKHADLHYLFDLNCSKPANLKQMSITLFASYKRLKEIKVESVGPAGQKSTTAKPQSNIILLN